The genomic region ACGGCCGACCACTCGGGACGTCAGGAGCGTGTTGCGGCGGCCGCGAGGTACGCGTGCCCCCGCCCGGTGATCCGGAACGGCGCGTTGATTCCGCAGCAGCCCTGGCCGAAATCGCCGGCCGGCGGGGATTGGGCGTGGTCCGCGGATCCGCTGCACGATCCGCCCGAGCACTCCTTGCACGCGGTGCCCGGATCCTGGTGGTGGCACGGCTCGAGCTCCCACTCGGACACGAAACCGGCGTCCTGGAGCTGGATGACCAGGGACGCCGCCAGTTCGGCGGGCAGATCCAGCGCCCGGCGGATCTCGGTGACCGGCAAACCCTCCCGGGAAGCTGCCAGGAGGCGCAGGACTTCACTGATCACCCGCGCATGGTAGGCTGCGTGCAGCATGGTCATCAAGGTTGCCGTCGCGCTGCTGGGGGCGGTTTGCGTCGTGGGCCCGCTGGTCCAGACCTTGCGCTTTCGGCGTTTCGGCAGGAGATCCCCGTGGCGCCTGCCCGCTCCTGGGACCATGGAAGCGAGCGGCTGGCTGGCGCTGGCCGGCGCGCTCGCGCTCCTGTTCTCGCAGGGCGGCCTCGTCCTGGCCGAGCACCCCTGGTTCGGCCTGCTGCCGGCCCTTCCGCCCGCGCCGTGGCAGGCACCGGCGGGACTGGCCGTGGGGCTGGCGGGAGCGGCCGTCACCTTCGGTTCGCAGGCGGCAATGGCGGATTCCTGGCGCATCGGGACCGATCCCGCCTCGGATCGGCCGCTCGTCACCTCCGGCATTTTCGCCCACGTGCGCAACCCCATTTACCTCGGGCTCATCCTCCAGGTCCTGGGCGCGGCCCTGCTCATGCCCACGGCGGCCTCGGCCGTGGCCGCGGTGGCCGCGATCGGCGGGCTCAATCTCATCGTGGCCTCCGAGGAGCGCTTCCTGCTGGATCGCTACGGCGACGCCTATCGCGCCTACCTGGCGCGCACCGGGCGCTTCCTGCCGCGGGGTAGACTCACTTCATGACGCAAGCCGATCTCCAGGCGCGGTTGCGCCGCCTGCCGCCCGTCGGCGGGTTGCTCGACGATCCGGCCTTCGCGCCCCTGGTGGCGGCTTTCTCGCGGGCCCGCGTGACCGAGGCGGTGCAGGAATGCGTGACCCGGGTGCGAGAGCGGATCCTACGCGGGGAAGACGTCGCGGCGGATCCCGCAGCCCTTCTGGCGGAAGCGTCCCGCCTGCTCGCGTCCTGGGCCGCCCCCCGCCTGGTCAGGGTCGTCAATGCCACGGGCGTCGTGCTGAACACCAACCTCGGGCGTGCGCCGTTGCCGGCGCCCGCGCTCGCGCGGGCTTGCGAGATCGGCGGCGCCTACTCGAACCTCGAGTACGACCTGGCCGCGGGCGATCGCGGGGAAAGGTACGCCCACCTGGAGGACGTGCTGATCAAGTTGACGGGCGCCGAGGCCGCCCTGGCGGTCAACAACAACGCCGCGGCCGTCTTGCTGGTCGTCGACACCCTGGCGCGCGGCAAGGAGGTCGTGGTTTCCCGCGGCGAACTCGTCGAGATCGGCGGATCGTTCCG from Candidatus Tanganyikabacteria bacterium harbors:
- a CDS encoding isoprenylcysteine carboxylmethyltransferase family protein gives rise to the protein MVIKVAVALLGAVCVVGPLVQTLRFRRFGRRSPWRLPAPGTMEASGWLALAGALALLFSQGGLVLAEHPWFGLLPALPPAPWQAPAGLAVGLAGAAVTFGSQAAMADSWRIGTDPASDRPLVTSGIFAHVRNPIYLGLILQVLGAALLMPTAASAVAAVAAIGGLNLIVASEERFLLDRYGDAYRAYLARTGRFLPRGRLTS
- a CDS encoding L-seryl-tRNA(Sec) selenium transferase, with protein sequence MTQADLQARLRRLPPVGGLLDDPAFAPLVAAFSRARVTEAVQECVTRVRERILRGEDVAADPAALLAEASRLLASWAAPRLVRVVNATGVVLNTNLGRAPLPAPALARACEIGGAYSNLEYDLAAGDRGERYAHLEDVLIKLTGAEAALAVNNNAAAVLLVVDTLARGKEVVVSRGELVEIGGSFRIPDVVTASGAFLREVGTTNKTRRADYERALSPETGLLLKCHTSNFRQIGFVESVSGADLAAIGHAAGIPAVEDLGSGVFVDLTPWGLPAEPTVPSAVGAGLDLVTFSGDKLLGGPQAGVIVGRRDLVARLKKNPLLRALRLDKVTIALLEATLRLYLDPARAAREVPTLGMLAAGAADL